The Congregibacter litoralis KT71 genome contains a region encoding:
- a CDS encoding tRNA-(ms[2]io[6]A)-hydroxylase codes for MTAMMVAGVDLGPIKDFLPCDTPDAWVAAAASPENLHTLLVDHANCEKKAASTALNLMYRYVEHPALLHKLSRLAREELRHFEQVLALVEKRGMSYPQLSAARYAAGLREHVAKNEPYRLVDTLLVGAIIEARSCERFAAVQPVVDEELGRFYGSLLRSESRHFMDYLTLARELAPDVDVEERLAPLLAAERLLIETDDEEFRFHSGVPRT; via the coding sequence ATGACGGCCATGATGGTCGCCGGCGTGGATCTGGGGCCGATCAAGGATTTTCTGCCCTGCGATACGCCTGATGCCTGGGTGGCAGCGGCGGCTTCGCCGGAGAACCTCCATACGCTCCTCGTCGATCACGCGAACTGCGAAAAAAAGGCGGCCTCGACGGCGCTCAATCTCATGTATCGCTACGTAGAGCATCCTGCCTTGCTCCACAAGCTGTCCCGTTTGGCGCGGGAAGAGCTTCGGCATTTCGAGCAGGTGCTGGCCCTGGTGGAAAAGCGTGGCATGAGCTATCCCCAACTAAGTGCGGCACGGTATGCGGCGGGTCTGCGGGAACATGTGGCCAAGAACGAACCTTACCGACTCGTGGATACCTTGCTGGTCGGCGCTATTATCGAAGCGCGATCCTGCGAGCGCTTTGCCGCAGTACAGCCGGTAGTCGACGAGGAGTTGGGGCGGTTTTACGGCAGCCTTTTACGCTCGGAGTCGCGGCATTTTATGGATTACCTGACCCTGGCGCGGGAGCTGGCGCCGGATGTAGACGTGGAGGAGCGGCTGGCGCCTCTGCTTGCCGCCGAACGACTGCTTATCGAGACGGATGACGAAGAGTTTCGGTTTCACTCCGGTGTGCCGCGAACTTGA
- a CDS encoding glutamine--tRNA ligase/YqeY domain fusion protein, protein MESGVTSNNFLRTLIAEDLRSGKVPQIVTRFPPEPNGYLHIGHAKSISVNFGLAEEFGGICRLRFDDTNPEKESQEFIESIQADVAWLGYSWEGPVRFASSYFDTLYGWAEYLVEQGKAYVDDLSPDEAREYRGTLTEPGRNSPFRGRSVEENLDLLRRMRAGEFADGERVLRAKIDMSHPNMNMRDPILYRIRKAHHHQTGDAWPIYPTYDFAHGQEDAIEGVTHSICTLEFEDHRPLYEWFINNLPVESKPRQYEFGRLNTSYTITSKRKLKQLIDDGIVASWDDPRMPTVAGMRRRGYTPAAIRHFCEMVGTSRSDGVVDVAMLEHAIRDDLNQNAPRAMCVLNPLKLTLRNVPEDHPAITAAAHPSREELGQRSLPFSGELFIDAEDFREEANKKFKRLVLGKRVRLRNAYVIEAVDVEKNADGEVVGVIADLIEGSLGNDPADGIKPKGVIHWVEASSAVPATVRLYDRLFTDPAPDRGGADFMSFLNPESLKIIEGALVEPDAAAAEPESRFQFEREGYFVADRCDHSPEAPVFNQTIGLRDVWASKS, encoded by the coding sequence GTGGAATCTGGTGTAACCAGCAACAACTTTTTGCGCACGCTTATCGCGGAGGATCTGCGATCAGGCAAAGTGCCACAGATCGTCACCCGGTTCCCGCCGGAGCCTAACGGCTATCTGCATATTGGTCACGCGAAATCCATCAGCGTCAACTTCGGTCTCGCGGAGGAGTTCGGAGGCATCTGCCGCCTGCGCTTTGACGACACCAATCCCGAAAAAGAGAGCCAGGAGTTTATCGAATCCATACAGGCCGACGTGGCGTGGCTGGGCTATAGCTGGGAAGGGCCCGTACGTTTTGCCTCGAGCTACTTCGATACGCTCTATGGCTGGGCCGAGTACCTTGTAGAGCAGGGCAAGGCCTATGTGGATGACTTGAGTCCTGATGAGGCCCGGGAGTATCGCGGCACTCTGACAGAGCCCGGGCGCAACAGTCCCTTTCGGGGGCGGTCTGTGGAGGAGAACCTGGATCTGCTTCGGCGCATGCGCGCTGGCGAGTTTGCCGATGGTGAACGGGTGCTTCGCGCCAAAATCGACATGAGTCATCCGAATATGAACATGCGCGATCCCATTCTTTACCGCATCCGCAAGGCTCATCACCATCAGACCGGTGATGCCTGGCCCATTTATCCCACCTACGATTTTGCCCATGGTCAGGAAGATGCCATCGAGGGCGTCACGCACTCTATTTGCACCCTGGAGTTTGAAGATCACCGGCCTCTCTACGAGTGGTTCATTAACAACCTGCCCGTAGAGAGCAAGCCGCGGCAATACGAATTCGGACGCCTTAACACCAGCTATACCATCACCAGCAAGCGCAAGCTCAAACAACTGATTGATGACGGAATCGTGGCTTCCTGGGATGACCCGCGCATGCCTACGGTAGCGGGCATGCGTCGTCGTGGTTACACACCTGCGGCTATTCGACACTTTTGCGAGATGGTGGGGACTTCGCGTTCTGATGGGGTGGTGGATGTGGCGATGCTGGAACATGCCATCCGCGACGATCTTAATCAGAACGCTCCCCGGGCCATGTGTGTGCTCAATCCCCTCAAATTGACCCTGCGCAATGTGCCCGAGGATCATCCGGCCATTACCGCCGCCGCGCATCCGTCCCGCGAAGAGCTGGGGCAGCGGAGTCTGCCGTTCAGTGGTGAGCTGTTTATTGATGCCGAAGACTTTCGGGAAGAGGCCAATAAAAAGTTTAAGCGCCTGGTTTTGGGCAAGCGCGTTCGCCTTCGAAATGCCTACGTTATCGAGGCCGTCGATGTGGAGAAGAATGCCGACGGGGAGGTGGTAGGCGTTATCGCCGATCTCATTGAGGGCTCTCTCGGTAACGATCCCGCGGATGGCATCAAGCCCAAGGGCGTTATTCACTGGGTAGAGGCATCATCAGCGGTACCCGCCACGGTGCGACTCTATGACCGCCTGTTTACGGACCCGGCACCGGATCGCGGTGGTGCCGATTTCATGAGCTTTTTGAATCCGGAATCCCTGAAAATCATTGAGGGCGCCCTGGTAGAGCCGGACGCGGCTGCGGCGGAGC
- a CDS encoding UDP-2,3-diacylglucosamine diphosphatase yields MSERHFFISDLHLDASRPHVTTALKTFLDERRDAAALYILGDLFEFWIGDDDDTAIAVDVARLLHDYQQAGPDLYFMHGNRDFLLGESFMDKVGGQLLPDPSVVEIDGQKLLLMHGDSLCTRDVDYQAFRSLARDPNWQAEILSKSLETRRELAQQLRKTSRDAGSRKADDIMDVTKEEVDATMASTGCGTLIHGHTHRPAKHAETEGNRWVLGDWDHSGWYLKLENGAIELIEFDINQ; encoded by the coding sequence ATGAGCGAGCGCCATTTCTTCATTTCTGACCTGCATCTCGATGCATCCCGCCCCCACGTGACGACGGCCCTCAAGACGTTTCTTGATGAGCGCCGGGACGCGGCGGCGCTCTACATTCTCGGCGACCTCTTTGAGTTCTGGATTGGCGATGATGATGACACCGCCATTGCCGTCGATGTCGCCCGCCTCCTTCACGACTACCAGCAGGCGGGGCCTGATCTTTACTTCATGCACGGTAACCGGGATTTTTTGCTCGGCGAGAGCTTTATGGACAAGGTGGGCGGTCAGCTATTACCGGACCCCAGCGTTGTGGAGATCGATGGTCAAAAGCTGCTGTTAATGCACGGCGACAGCCTGTGTACCCGCGATGTTGACTATCAGGCCTTCCGGTCCCTTGCCCGGGACCCAAACTGGCAGGCTGAGATACTTTCCAAAAGCCTGGAAACCCGCAGGGAACTGGCACAACAGCTGCGCAAAACCAGCCGTGACGCCGGCAGCCGTAAAGCGGATGACATCATGGATGTCACGAAAGAAGAAGTGGACGCCACCATGGCGTCAACGGGGTGCGGTACCCTGATTCACGGACACACCCATCGCCCAGCGAAGCATGCAGAGACCGAGGGTAACCGGTGGGTACTCGGCGACTGGGACCACAGCGGTTGGTATCTGAAGCTGGAAAACGGCGCGATTGAGCTTATTGAATTTGATATAAATCAGTAG
- a CDS encoding AAA family ATPase, which translates to MPDTKALVDAAVEEIATVLLGKEPQLRQAICCLLASGHLLIEDLPGMGKTTLSHALAQVLGLSYQRVQFTSDLLPADILGLSIYHSAEGRFEFHPGPIFTQVLLADEINRSTPRTQSALLEAMAEGQVTLEGDTRPLPQPFFVIATQNPLEQSGTYPLPESQLDRFLMRIELGYPDALAEREMLRSTQGAVQKTVLKQCIDEQALEAIRAAVDDVHASDSLLDYVQRIAARSRDGGEFAVGLSPRGVLALLRSAKTWALMDGRDHVLPDDVQAVLPGVTAHRLQPGGGFSGDGMALVALLQRDVDVV; encoded by the coding sequence ATGCCGGACACGAAAGCCCTTGTGGATGCGGCCGTCGAAGAAATCGCGACGGTGCTTCTCGGCAAAGAGCCGCAGCTGCGACAAGCGATTTGCTGTCTCCTGGCGAGTGGGCATCTTCTCATCGAGGATCTCCCCGGCATGGGTAAAACCACTTTATCCCATGCCCTGGCGCAGGTGCTCGGTCTGTCTTACCAACGCGTGCAGTTCACTTCGGACCTTCTGCCTGCAGATATTCTCGGCCTGTCGATTTATCACAGCGCGGAAGGGCGTTTTGAATTTCATCCCGGTCCGATCTTCACCCAGGTATTGCTCGCCGACGAAATCAACCGCAGTACGCCGCGCACCCAAAGCGCGCTTCTGGAGGCGATGGCGGAAGGGCAGGTCACTCTCGAAGGTGACACGCGTCCATTGCCCCAGCCCTTTTTTGTGATTGCGACGCAGAATCCCCTGGAGCAGAGCGGTACCTATCCGCTGCCCGAATCCCAGCTGGATCGTTTTCTCATGCGTATTGAGCTGGGCTATCCCGACGCCCTTGCCGAGCGAGAAATGCTTCGCTCCACGCAGGGTGCCGTTCAGAAAACCGTCCTCAAGCAGTGTATCGATGAGCAGGCTCTGGAAGCGATTCGTGCAGCGGTAGACGACGTACATGCTTCCGATTCCCTCCTGGATTATGTTCAGCGCATCGCTGCCAGATCCCGGGACGGCGGAGAGTTCGCCGTGGGGCTCTCGCCCCGGGGTGTGCTGGCGCTCCTGCGCTCTGCCAAGACCTGGGCGCTGATGGATGGTCGGGATCATGTGCTTCCCGACGATGTGCAGGCGGTACTTCCGGGAGTGACGGCACACCGCCTACAGCCCGGTGGTGGGTTTTCCGGTGATGGAATGGCGCTGGTAGCGCTGCTGCAGCGTGACGTCGACGTGGTCTGA
- a CDS encoding transglutaminase TgpA family protein translates to MKQAEQLPRPALLWIIVAQALLLLPHLPRLPIWVAAVYLLAFVWRVQAFRGRLELPGRWLKVVLAIAAAGGIVLSYGSLLGMEPMVAFLLTAFALKLTEMRSRKDAYVVIFLGYFVCLTEFLFTQDLLIVAYSLVLVWILTTALVSVHRPAGRLRDLKPLRTAGVMLLQSVPLMLVLFFLFPRIGPLWSVPLKSHTAQTGMSDSLRPGDVSSLSQSDAVAFRAKFDGEIPPVSELYWRGIVLSVLEEGTWRSFRYFEIPAEERRTPSVNTEGNPLRYSIIMSPTQQNWLFALRYARTPKPGVMELSDYRLYSPVIIENEYQYSVQSWPEAALEARLSDWRRDKEISLPNQDNPQTRALAASLYAQAGSPAAFVDTVLAYFRNQSFFYTLQPPLLGDVDVMDEFLFSSRRGFCEHYAYAFAVMMRSVGIPSRIVGGYLGGEVNPVNRTVIVHQFDAHAWTEVWLEGQGWVRVDPTAAVSPDRILYGLERAVAAEGSFLSDSPLSPLRYRGVNWVNSLRLRYDALTYRWQSWVTGFDGQAQFDLLRGVLGEISVSRSLGVLLGCGALTMALVSLFLFRGARPAPRPVYEEELARFQRVLWRRGLEEKPGETPAQLTERAVRRWPSQAESLRSLYRLLALCVYSPAAQSQDNIRLRRELRKRIRGIQLSL, encoded by the coding sequence GTGAAGCAGGCGGAGCAGCTTCCCCGTCCTGCGTTGCTGTGGATTATCGTGGCGCAGGCCTTGTTGCTCCTGCCGCATCTACCGCGGCTGCCGATCTGGGTCGCGGCGGTTTATCTCCTGGCCTTTGTCTGGCGGGTGCAGGCCTTTCGCGGCCGCCTGGAGCTGCCGGGTCGCTGGCTCAAGGTCGTGCTCGCTATTGCTGCCGCCGGCGGCATTGTCCTCAGCTATGGTTCCTTGTTGGGGATGGAGCCTATGGTGGCCTTCCTCCTCACGGCGTTTGCGCTAAAACTCACGGAGATGCGTTCCCGTAAGGACGCCTATGTTGTGATTTTTTTGGGGTATTTCGTCTGTCTGACGGAGTTCCTGTTTACCCAGGACCTGCTCATCGTCGCTTACTCCCTGGTGCTGGTATGGATATTGACCACGGCGCTGGTGAGTGTGCATCGCCCGGCGGGTCGTCTCCGGGATCTTAAGCCCCTGCGGACTGCAGGAGTGATGCTGCTACAGTCCGTGCCCCTGATGCTGGTGCTGTTTTTTCTGTTTCCAAGAATCGGCCCCCTATGGTCTGTGCCCTTAAAAAGCCATACGGCCCAGACCGGTATGAGCGACAGTCTCAGGCCCGGGGATGTGTCCAGTTTGAGTCAGTCCGATGCCGTGGCCTTTAGAGCGAAGTTCGACGGTGAGATACCGCCGGTGTCAGAGCTGTACTGGCGGGGTATTGTGCTCAGCGTGCTGGAGGAGGGCACCTGGCGGAGTTTTCGCTATTTTGAGATTCCTGCAGAGGAGCGCCGCACGCCATCAGTGAATACCGAGGGCAACCCCCTGCGCTATAGCATTATCATGTCTCCCACGCAGCAGAACTGGTTGTTTGCCCTGCGCTATGCGCGTACGCCAAAGCCCGGCGTCATGGAGCTCAGTGACTATCGGCTGTATTCGCCGGTCATCATTGAAAACGAGTATCAGTATTCGGTGCAAAGTTGGCCGGAGGCTGCCCTGGAGGCCCGCCTGAGCGACTGGCGCCGGGATAAGGAGATATCCCTGCCGAATCAGGACAATCCGCAAACCCGGGCCCTGGCGGCCTCCCTTTATGCGCAGGCGGGCTCCCCGGCGGCATTCGTGGATACGGTGCTGGCTTACTTTCGTAATCAGTCTTTCTTTTACACGCTGCAACCACCGCTCCTGGGCGATGTGGATGTCATGGATGAATTCCTGTTTAGCAGTCGTCGGGGATTCTGTGAGCATTATGCCTACGCTTTCGCGGTGATGATGCGCAGCGTAGGGATCCCGTCGCGCATTGTGGGCGGCTACCTTGGCGGTGAGGTGAATCCGGTAAACCGAACGGTGATCGTGCATCAGTTTGATGCCCACGCCTGGACTGAGGTGTGGCTTGAGGGACAGGGCTGGGTACGCGTGGATCCCACCGCAGCGGTCTCACCCGATCGTATTCTCTACGGACTTGAGCGCGCCGTGGCGGCGGAAGGCAGCTTTCTATCGGACTCGCCGCTCTCGCCCCTACGGTACCGGGGTGTGAACTGGGTGAACTCCCTGCGATTGCGCTACGACGCGCTCACCTACCGTTGGCAAAGCTGGGTCACGGGTTTTGACGGTCAGGCCCAGTTCGATTTACTGCGAGGCGTGCTGGGTGAAATCTCAGTCAGTCGCTCCCTGGGGGTGCTTCTCGGCTGCGGTGCACTCACCATGGCGCTGGTGTCGCTGTTTTTGTTTCGCGGGGCGAGGCCCGCACCACGGCCTGTTTATGAAGAGGAATTGGCGCGTTTTCAGCGCGTTTTGTGGCGGCGGGGGCTGGAGGAGAAACCGGGAGAAACTCCTGCGCAGCTTACGGAGCGCGCCGTGCGACGCTGGCCCTCTCAGGCGGAGTCATTGCGCTCCCTGTATCGGCTCCTGGCGCTCTGTGTGTACTCGCCGGCAGCGCAATCTCAGGACAATATTCGCCTGCGTCGTGAACTGCGCAAACGCATTCGCGGCATTCAGCTTTCTCTTTGA
- a CDS encoding DUF58 domain-containing protein: protein MTSTWSERLSQRWTRWLDRRIPRSRSVTLSQRQIFIFPSRTGFFFALCLLVMLIAAINYQNNMSYALTFLLANLFVVAVLHTYANLSGLTITAVGADDAYAGQRSGFHLRFSSSNKRGHHALLVGWPEAREARRRRRLFTGLLSSPAMIAVEEIDVEPGASRDLVLHIPVGKRGWYRPGRLRIESSYPLGLLRCWTWVDLDQRALVYPAPMAAAEPEGAAGDSLDGRWLSGKGDDEFFGIRDYRAGDNPRRVYWKGLARGQALQTKDYASAVADARWLDWEQFSGLDQERRLSALCHWVMDYHRREFEFGLRIPGMELAPASGDRQRDQALRALALFGVNDAEPGT, encoded by the coding sequence GTGACGTCGACGTGGTCTGAACGCCTAAGCCAGCGGTGGACGCGCTGGCTGGATAGACGGATTCCCCGTTCGCGATCCGTTACCCTGAGTCAGCGGCAGATTTTTATCTTTCCATCGCGCACCGGGTTTTTCTTTGCCCTGTGCCTCCTGGTCATGCTCATTGCGGCCATCAATTATCAGAACAACATGAGCTATGCGCTCACCTTTTTGCTGGCCAATCTTTTTGTCGTTGCGGTGCTGCACACCTACGCCAATTTATCGGGATTGACCATCACCGCGGTCGGTGCAGACGATGCCTATGCGGGACAGCGCAGCGGCTTTCACCTGCGCTTTTCCTCGAGCAACAAGCGGGGGCATCATGCGCTGCTGGTGGGCTGGCCCGAGGCTCGTGAGGCCCGTCGACGGCGGCGCTTGTTCACCGGCCTGCTTTCGAGTCCGGCCATGATCGCCGTCGAAGAAATCGATGTGGAACCGGGTGCCAGTCGTGACCTTGTGCTGCATATACCCGTGGGCAAGCGAGGCTGGTACCGGCCCGGTCGTTTACGTATTGAGAGCAGCTATCCCCTGGGTCTTCTGCGTTGCTGGACCTGGGTGGATCTCGACCAACGCGCCCTTGTATACCCGGCGCCGATGGCCGCAGCGGAGCCCGAGGGTGCGGCGGGGGATTCCCTGGATGGGCGTTGGCTGTCAGGCAAGGGTGATGATGAGTTTTTTGGTATCCGCGATTATCGCGCCGGCGATAATCCCCGGCGGGTCTACTGGAAGGGACTGGCCCGGGGGCAGGCACTCCAGACCAAGGACTATGCCAGCGCCGTGGCCGATGCGCGTTGGCTGGACTGGGAGCAGTTTTCTGGTCTCGATCAGGAGCGGCGTCTGTCGGCCCTGTGTCACTGGGTGATGGATTATCACCGGCGGGAGTTCGAGTTTGGTCTGCGAATCCCCGGCATGGAACTCGCGCCGGCCTCCGGCGATCGCCAGCGGGATCAGGCATTGCGGGCGCTGGCGTTGTTTGGCGTTAATGACGCGGAGCCTGGTACGTGA
- a CDS encoding peptidylprolyl isomerase — protein MVTLNTTYGPIKIELNAEKAPVTVANFLMYAREGLYDGTIFHRVIDNFMIQGGGFDADMQQKETKEPIENEADNGLKNDFGTVAMARTMDPHSATAQFFINVKDNDFLNHSGKTMQGWGYAVFGKVVDGEDVLDKIRAVPTTSRGGHQDVPAETVIIESVEVDEGDS, from the coding sequence ATGGTCACCCTCAACACCACCTACGGCCCAATCAAAATCGAGCTGAACGCAGAGAAAGCGCCGGTCACCGTGGCTAACTTTCTGATGTACGCTCGCGAGGGACTATACGACGGAACGATTTTCCACCGGGTCATCGACAACTTCATGATCCAGGGCGGCGGTTTTGACGCCGATATGCAGCAAAAAGAGACGAAAGAGCCTATCGAAAATGAGGCTGACAACGGCCTCAAGAACGACTTTGGCACCGTAGCCATGGCTCGTACCATGGATCCCCACTCGGCAACCGCGCAGTTCTTCATCAACGTAAAGGACAACGACTTTCTGAATCACAGCGGCAAAACCATGCAGGGCTGGGGCTACGCCGTTTTCGGCAAAGTGGTTGATGGCGAGGACGTACTGGACAAGATCCGCGCGGTCCCCACCACCTCACGAGGCGGTCATCAGGACGTGCCGGCGGAAACGGTGATTATTGAATCCGTTGAGGTCGACGAAGGCGACAGCTGA
- a CDS encoding DUF1289 domain-containing protein: MHRLPRVKTPCIGVCSTGIGDSVCRGCKRFAHEVIHWNAYSEDQKRIVDARLAQFLAQCVQNRLRVIDSGLLAWQLQTQQIRHNPDHDPHCWLFALLKAGAGQITDPGAFGFEVDLKYRQTSLLEIREQIDQEYFALSSAHYERYHLLPDLFTEERAS; the protein is encoded by the coding sequence ATGCATCGCCTTCCCCGTGTCAAAACACCGTGCATTGGTGTCTGTTCCACAGGCATCGGCGACAGCGTGTGCCGGGGTTGCAAACGCTTTGCCCACGAGGTCATCCATTGGAATGCTTACAGTGAGGACCAGAAGCGCATCGTCGATGCGCGCCTCGCTCAGTTTCTGGCGCAGTGCGTGCAGAACCGTCTCCGGGTTATCGATAGCGGCCTCCTGGCGTGGCAGCTTCAGACCCAGCAAATTCGCCATAACCCGGATCATGACCCGCACTGCTGGTTGTTCGCGCTCCTCAAAGCGGGAGCGGGGCAGATTACTGACCCCGGGGCTTTTGGCTTTGAGGTGGATCTGAAATATCGCCAGACCTCCCTCCTGGAGATTCGGGAGCAGATCGATCAGGAGTATTTTGCCCTGTCGAGCGCCCACTACGAACGCTACCACCTGCTTCCCGATCTGTTTACCGAGGAGCGTGCGTCATGA
- the acnB gene encoding bifunctional aconitate hydratase 2/2-methylisocitrate dehydratase: MLEAYRQHEAERAAQGIPAKPLLAEQVAELIELIKAPPAGEEAFLLSLLADRVPPGVDEAAYVKAGFLSAIAKGESECALISREEAVKLLGNMHGGYNIEALVTLLSDDALAALAADELKHTLLVFDAFHDVAELAKNGNAHAQAVMESWAEGEWFTKRKAVPESIKVAVFKVTGETNTDDLSPAPDAWSRPDIPLHALAMYKMTRDGLTPEEHGVTGPMGQIKEIQDKGYPVAFVGDVVGTGSSRKSATNSVLWFFGDDVSGVPNKKAGGICIGGKVAPIFYNTMEDAGALVFEAPVDDIGMGDIIEIRPYDGKILSESGDTLSEFELKSQVLLDEVQAGGRINLIIGRGLTTRAREALELPPSDLFRTPEQPADTGKGYTLAQKMVGKACGMEGVRPGTYCEPLMTTVGSQDTTGPMTRDELKDLACLGFSADLTMQSFCHTAAYPKPVDIDTQHSLPDFIMTRGGVSLRPGDGIIHSWLNRMLLPDTVGTGGDSHTRFPMGISFPAGSGLVAFAAATGVMPLDMPESVLVRFKGEMQPGITLRDLVHAIPYYAIQEGHLTVDKKGKKNIFSGRILEIEGLPDLTLEQAFELSDASAERSCAGCTIELSEDTVAESLRSNITLLRAMISEGYGDSRTLERRAKKMEEWLANPSLMRADKDAEYTAVIEIDLAEVKEPIVCAPNDPDDARLLSEVAGDKVDEVFIGSCMTNIGHFRAAGKLLEQYKGTINTRLWVVPPTRMDEHLLMEEGYYNIFGAAGARTEMPGCSLCMGNQARVAANSTVLSTSTRNFPNRLGDGANVYLTSAELAAVGSILGRIPTPEEYMEYARNLKAMSAEIYRYMNFDQIVEFQKLAEDGKRIAALEISEVA; encoded by the coding sequence ATGCTCGAAGCTTATCGCCAACATGAAGCAGAACGCGCTGCCCAAGGCATCCCCGCCAAACCCCTTCTAGCGGAGCAGGTGGCCGAGCTCATCGAGTTAATCAAGGCTCCCCCCGCCGGTGAAGAAGCGTTTTTGCTGTCGCTGCTCGCAGATCGCGTACCGCCGGGTGTCGATGAGGCCGCTTACGTCAAAGCCGGCTTTCTATCCGCCATCGCCAAAGGTGAGTCCGAGTGCGCGCTGATTAGTCGCGAAGAAGCCGTCAAGCTGCTGGGCAACATGCACGGTGGGTACAATATTGAGGCCCTGGTAACGCTCCTGAGTGATGATGCCCTCGCTGCCCTTGCCGCTGATGAGTTGAAGCACACCCTTCTGGTTTTTGACGCTTTTCACGATGTGGCGGAGCTTGCCAAAAATGGCAACGCCCACGCCCAGGCCGTCATGGAGAGCTGGGCCGAAGGCGAATGGTTTACCAAGCGCAAGGCAGTACCTGAGTCCATCAAGGTGGCCGTGTTCAAAGTTACCGGTGAAACCAACACCGATGACCTGTCCCCTGCTCCCGATGCCTGGAGCCGCCCGGACATCCCCCTCCACGCGCTGGCCATGTACAAGATGACCCGCGACGGACTCACTCCCGAAGAGCACGGCGTGACCGGTCCCATGGGGCAGATCAAAGAGATTCAGGACAAGGGATACCCCGTCGCGTTTGTTGGCGATGTGGTCGGTACCGGTTCATCGCGTAAGTCCGCCACCAACTCCGTGCTGTGGTTCTTTGGTGACGACGTATCGGGCGTGCCCAACAAAAAAGCAGGCGGCATATGCATCGGTGGCAAAGTCGCGCCAATTTTTTACAACACCATGGAAGATGCCGGCGCGCTGGTCTTTGAAGCGCCCGTCGACGACATCGGCATGGGCGACATCATCGAAATCCGCCCCTACGACGGAAAAATTCTCAGCGAGTCGGGAGATACACTCTCCGAGTTTGAACTGAAATCCCAGGTCCTTCTGGATGAAGTGCAGGCCGGCGGTCGCATCAACCTGATTATTGGTCGCGGCCTGACCACCCGGGCGCGGGAGGCTCTCGAGCTGCCCCCGTCAGACCTGTTCCGCACGCCGGAGCAGCCTGCCGATACGGGCAAGGGTTATACCCTCGCTCAGAAGATGGTGGGCAAAGCCTGTGGCATGGAAGGTGTGCGCCCCGGCACTTACTGCGAGCCTTTGATGACTACCGTGGGCTCCCAGGATACGACGGGGCCCATGACCCGCGATGAGCTCAAGGACCTTGCATGCCTGGGCTTTTCTGCGGATCTGACCATGCAGAGCTTCTGCCACACGGCGGCGTACCCGAAGCCCGTCGATATCGACACGCAGCACTCTCTGCCGGACTTTATTATGACCCGCGGCGGTGTCTCCCTGCGTCCCGGTGACGGCATTATCCACAGCTGGCTGAATCGCATGCTCCTGCCTGACACGGTGGGCACCGGCGGTGATTCTCATACGCGCTTTCCCATGGGTATTTCCTTCCCGGCGGGCTCGGGTCTGGTGGCCTTTGCGGCAGCGACCGGCGTCATGCCACTGGATATGCCCGAGTCCGTGCTCGTGCGTTTTAAGGGCGAGATGCAGCCAGGTATCACGCTGCGTGACCTGGTCCATGCCATCCCCTACTACGCAATCCAGGAAGGGCATCTCACCGTCGACAAAAAGGGCAAGAAGAACATCTTCTCGGGCCGGATTCTGGAGATCGAAGGACTCCCGGATCTGACGCTGGAGCAGGCGTTTGAACTGTCTGACGCTTCTGCCGAGCGCTCCTGTGCAGGCTGCACTATCGAGCTTTCCGAGGACACCGTTGCTGAGTCCCTGCGCTCCAACATCACCCTCCTCCGTGCCATGATCTCCGAGGGCTACGGGGATTCCCGAACCCTGGAGCGTCGCGCTAAGAAGATGGAAGAGTGGCTGGCGAACCCCTCGCTGATGCGTGCCGACAAGGACGCGGAATACACTGCCGTTATCGAGATCGATCTGGCCGAGGTAAAAGAACCCATCGTCTGCGCACCCAACGACCCGGATGATGCACGCCTCCTCTCCGAGGTGGCCGGCGACAAGGTTGACGAAGTCTTCATCGGCTCCTGCATGACCAACATTGGCCACTTCCGTGCCGCAGGAAAACTTCTTGAGCAATACAAAGGCACCATCAACACGCGCCTGTGGGTAGTTCCCCCCACACGTATGGATGAGCACCTGCTGATGGAGGAAGGCTACTACAACATCTTTGGTGCCGCCGGTGCGCGCACCGAGATGCCGGGGTGTTCCCTGTGCATGGGTAACCAGGCACGGGTCGCTGCTAACTCTACGGTACTGAGCACCAGTACCCGTAACTTCCCCAACCGTCTGGGGGATGGCGCCAATGTCTATTTGACCTCGGCTGAGCTTGCGGCCGTGGGCTCCATCCTGGGCAGGATACCGACGCCCGAGGAGTACATGGAGTACGCGCGAAACCTGAAGGCCATGAGCGCCGAAATCTATCGCTATATGAACTTCGACCAGATTGTGGAGTTTCAGAAGCTTGCGGAAGATGGCAAGCGGATTGCTGCGTTGGAGATCAGCGAGGTCGCCTAA